In Novipirellula artificiosorum, the genomic window ACGAAGCGATGTTGTTTGACATTGAATACTTGAAGGAAGCGGGATTCAACATGATTCGCAAGCACATCAAGGTCGAACCGCGAAGATTCTACTATCACTGCGACCGGCTTGGGATGTTGGTTTGGCAAGATCAACCCAGTGGCGGCGTTTCGCCGCCTTGGACCCGCATGAAGCCGGACCCCGTCGATGCGGATTGGACGGCGGTGAACCATGCCCAATACATGTTAGAACTCGAACGCATGATCGATTCTCTCGAAAACCATCCCTCGATTGTCATTTGGGTTCCCTTCAACGAAGCATGGGGGCAGCACCGAACCGTGGAAGTCGGCCGTTGGATCAGTCGGCGCGATCCGTCACGGTTGGTGAATGTTGCCAGCGGCGGGAACTTTTGGCCGGTGGGCGATGTCGCGGACCATCACGCCTACCCCCATCCCGATTTCCCGCTTGATCAGTCGCGTTTCAACGACTACGTCAAAGTGGTTGGCGAATTTGGCGGTCATGGCTTTCCCGTCAAAGGGCACTTGTGGGATGCTGGCCGTCGGAACTGGGGGTACGGTGGTTTGCCCAAAACGATGCAAGAGTACAAGGATCGATACGTCGAATCGATGCGTCGTTTGCAGGAGCTAAAAGCCAAGGGTATCGCCGCAGGCGTCTACACGCAGACGACCGATGTGGAAGGCGAAATCAATGGGCTCATGAGTTACGACCGCAAAAAGATCAAGATCCCGGCCAAGAAACTCCGTCCCATTCACGCAGGATTGGTGGAGTAACCGATCCCCCATGGCGCGGGAGCGTTTTCGTCCCGGGTCGCTGGTGCCCACTCGCTGAGAGGCCTGGGTTGCGGCAAGCCGCGGCCCAGGCCTGCTGGATGCAAAAGCCAGGCCTGCTGGATGCGAAAGCAATCCAAAATGAGGCTTTCGCATTGCAACCTGTGCCGCCTTGCGCTTTTGGGCAAGGACTTGCTAAGGATCCTTCTTTGCTTCTTTGGCCTCAACCGCTCCGCTGAAGATTTCGTGCGCGACCAACGTGACCATGCCAAACAACAACGGCAGCACGTAGTACAAGATGCGAAAGATCAACACCGACGCGAGCACCGACTCGCCCACCGTCCCCTTGAGTAGCGTCACCAAAATCACTTCCAACACACCAAGTCCACCCGGAACTTGGGTCAGCAGCGAAATTGCAATGGCACATAGATAGGCGGCTAAGACTTGCGCGAACGGAACGGTTGCTTCAATGGGAAGCACCAGGTAGAGGGCCGTCGCGGAAATCAACAAGTCGACTGCGGCGACCGATGCTTGCACCGACATCAAGCCTGGTGCTGGTGGACACAAGTGCAATTCTCCGATCGGCCACGGTTTATGCCACAGCCAACATACGGCAGCGTAGCCAACCGAAAAGGTCAACAGGATTGCACCAAGCGCACGCGTGCCCAACGGTAAATTGACTTCCGCTGGCAATTCAATCGGAATAAACACGAGCACGGTGCCACCGAGCAGCCACAAACCGCTCCAGAACGTCAAGCCACAGATCGAAATCAGCACGACGATTTGCCGGGGGGTAAGACCCCAGCGGGTATAAAACCGAAACCGGATCGGGGCGCCGGCCATCAACGTGCCGAGATTGTTGCCAAGTGTAAAGCCAAGAAACGACACCAAGGCGACACGGCGCAGCGGTAACGATCGGCAAACGTAGCGAAGAGCGAGTAGATCGTAGGTGATCAGCAGCCCATAGTTCAAAGCGATCAAAAACGCCGCGATACAAAGGTAGATTGCGGGAACTCCCGTAAAACCTGCTTTAAACTGTTCCCAGGTCACCTCGTGGGCTTCTCGCCACAGCAAGTTCATCGCAAGCACGAACAGCGTGGTCGCTAGTGCTGGGCCAGCGATTTTGCGAAGTTTTTTCTTAGACAACGTGGATACCGGCGCTCGGCTTAGGGGTTCTAGCGTTGGGAACAAAGGGAAAGGGCCGTGCATTGTCACCTCTCCCAGAACTTCGGCAAGCCCCGCGATGAATGCCCCATAGCCGAACCCGGGTGGTATTTGGCACACTGTTGAGAGGTCTACGTCCCAGGTTCTCTCCCTCAACCACTCCATTTGATATGAAAACCGTTCGGCATGAATTAGTCATTCTTGGTGGGGGTCCCGCTGGTTACGTTGCAGCGATTCGCGCCGCACAACTCG contains:
- a CDS encoding putative bifunctional lysylphosphatidylglycerol flippase/synthetase; protein product: MSKKKLRKIAGPALATTLFVLAMNLLWREAHEVTWEQFKAGFTGVPAIYLCIAAFLIALNYGLLITYDLLALRYVCRSLPLRRVALVSFLGFTLGNNLGTLMAGAPIRFRFYTRWGLTPRQIVVLISICGLTFWSGLWLLGGTVLVFIPIELPAEVNLPLGTRALGAILLTFSVGYAAVCWLWHKPWPIGELHLCPPAPGLMSVQASVAAVDLLISATALYLVLPIEATVPFAQVLAAYLCAIAISLLTQVPGGLGVLEVILVTLLKGTVGESVLASVLIFRILYYVLPLLFGMVTLVAHEIFSGAVEAKEAKKDP